DNA from Gammaproteobacteria bacterium:
TGTGCACGTGCAAGATGGGGGCGATCCAGCATGCCGCCCTTGTAGCCGATGGCGCCGACACCCGGCTTCGCCGCAAACAGTTTGACAATTTCCCACGCCTCTGCGATTTCCGCTTCGGTGGGTGTAAATGCTTCGTTGATCACGTCGACCTGCGCTGGATGGATCGCGAGCATGCCGCGGAAACCCGCACGGCGACATTGCGTGGCGCGCTGGCGCAGGCCCTCAAGATCGCGAAAGTCGCCGTGAATGGTGTCGATTGCGGCAACACCTGCCGCCGCCGCACCACACAGACACAGGCTGCGCGCAAGTTCGTAGGTGAAACCGTAGCTGCCGTCGGGATTCTTGTTATCGCTCGCGCCCAGAGCGTCGGCAAGGTCCTCCGCGCCCCAGGTCATTGCCGTCAGTCGTGGCGCTCCCGCATAGCTGCCGGTCGTGAACATCCCTTCGGCGGTTTCGGTAATCAGCGGGAAGACACGCGTGCTGCCCGCTGCAATGCCATTGACGGCCTCGAATGCGAGCAAATAGTGGTCGAGCTCTATGAGGTCCTCGGGACCGCGCGATTTGGGTAGCATGATGCCGCCCGGGCGGCCGGGCATCACTGCCGCGAGGTCGGTCAGGGCGTGTGGCCCCCGCAAGGGATTGATCCGGACCCACAGTCGTGAGGAGTCATCCGCCTGCGTCTTCAGAAACGTCGCCACCATTTCACGGGCCCGGGGCTTTTCAGCTTCGGTGACGGCATCTTCGAGATCGATGAGAACGACATCCGCGTCGCTGGCGGTTGCCTTCTGCATTTTCTTCTCGCTGTCGCCGGGCGCAAACAGCCAGGAGCGGGCACTGAAAATCTCTTGTAACTGAGTCATCGCTATGCCTCTTGTTCTGCCCTGGTCCAGAAAGGCCTCATAAGCTCCAGAATCATTTTGGCCAGAAAGTTTCGCTGAGGTACGGTCCCATCGGCACGACACTGCGGGGCAGTGCCGACTTCTCATTTTCAGTCAATCGGAGGCTGGTTTGGCGCCGAGGA
Protein-coding regions in this window:
- a CDS encoding CoA ester lyase; amino-acid sequence: MTQLQEIFSARSWLFAPGDSEKKMQKATASDADVVLIDLEDAVTEAEKPRAREMVATFLKTQADDSSRLWVRINPLRGPHALTDLAAVMPGRPGGIMLPKSRGPEDLIELDHYLLAFEAVNGIAAGSTRVFPLITETAEGMFTTGSYAGAPRLTAMTWGAEDLADALGASDNKNPDGSYGFTYELARSLCLCGAAAAGVAAIDTIHGDFRDLEGLRQRATQCRRAGFRGMLAIHPAQVDVINEAFTPTEAEIAEAWEIVKLFAAKPGVGAIGYKGGMLDRPHLARAQALLRLAGQT